From a single Miscanthus floridulus cultivar M001 chromosome 8, ASM1932011v1, whole genome shotgun sequence genomic region:
- the LOC136478242 gene encoding putative lipase C4A8.10 isoform X1 — translation MPASSRFYTSATCSLATASSRSPPGHRRASLMGQSPSAPPGRSRSRSRNGSSSRWPHPGLGLDLGFLLGRKPRPGDEKPDLASWMRCFLSQRLPQPTAVAEERADAEGKAAGRREEEEVGADEADHLVVMVNGLYGSSADWKFAAEQFVKRLPGKVYVHRSQSNYSKLTYDGVDLMGERLAEEVRQVVQRRRNLRKISFVAHSLGGLVTRYAIGKLYEPAMDETSSCDTDKTSDEQNVPGAGKIAGLEPINFITSATPHLGSRWNKQLPFLFGVPLLERTAAGTAHFIVGRTGKHLFLTDMDDGKPPLLLRMVKDCDDGKFMSALRSFKHRVAYANVTYDHIVGWRTSSIRRQQELPKLKLTANDEKYPHVINVDKGNLEDHQQQGSVEDSLADSYEEIIIRGLTQVTWERVDVCFHKSWLRYNAHNNIQVRIHPINSDGEDVIYHMIDNFVV, via the exons ATGCCCGCGTCTTCCAGATTCTACACCTCCGCCACGTGCTCCCTCGCGACCGCCTCCTCCCGTTCCCCACCTGGCCACCGCCGCGCCTCCCTCATGGGCCAGTCCCCCAGCGCTCCCCCGgggcgcagccgcagccgcagccgaaACGGGAGCAGCTCGCGGTGGCCGCACCCGGGGCTCGGGCTCGACCTGGGGTTCCTGCTCGGGCGCAAGCCTCGGCCGGGGGACGAGAAGCCGGACCTGGCGAGCTGGATGCGGTGCTTCCTGTCGCAGCGTCTGCCGCAGCCCACCGCCGTGGCGGAGGAGAGGGCGGACGCGGAGGGTAAGGCCGCCGGGAgacgagaggaggaggaggttggCGCGGATGAGGCTGACCACCTCGTCGTCATGGTCAACGGGCTGTATGGGAG TTCGGCGGATTGGAAGTTTGCAGCGGAACAGTTTGTGAAGAGATTGCCGGGAAAAGTCTACGTGCATC GTAGTCAGAGCAATTATTCAAAATTAACATATGATGGAGTTGACTTAATGGGTGAAAGGCTAGCTGAGGAG GTTCGACAAGTTGTTCAGAGGAGAAGAAACTTGAGGAAAATATCTTTTGTTGCTCATTCGCTTGGCGGTTTAGTAACAAGATATGCAATAGGAAAACTTTACGAACCTGCCATGGATGAAACATCTTCTTGTGACACTGATAAGACTTCTGATGAACAAAATGTACCTGGTGCTGGTAAAATAGCTGGTTTAGAACCAATCAATTTTATTACATCTGCTACACCACACTTGGGCTCAAGGTGGAATAAACAA cttcccttTCTTTTTGGTGTCCCACTTTTGGAGAGAACTGCTGCAGGAACAGCACATTTTATAGTTGGGAGAACTGGTAAACATCTATTCCTTACAGACATGGATGATGggaagcctcctcttcttctaCGAATGGTTAAAGATTGTGACGACGGGAAATTCAT GTCTGCATTGCGCTCTTTCAAGCACCGTGTTGCCTACGCTAATGTAACATATGATC ATATAGTTGGTTGGAGAACATCATCGATTCGGCGTCAGCAAGAATTACCAAAA CTCAAGTTAACAGCAAATGATGAAAAGTATCCTCATGTTATTAATGTCGATAAAGGAAATCTAGAGGATCATCAGCAACAGGGATCTGTAGAAGATTCACTGGCAGATAGTTATGAAG AGATTATAATCCGTGGCCTTACACAAGTGACCTGGGAACGTGTGGATGTATGCTTTCATAAGAGCTGGCTGAGATACAACGCCCATAATAACATCCAG GTTAGGATCCATCCAATTAATTCAGATGGAGAAGACGTCATATACCATATGATAGACAATTTTGTAGTCTAG
- the LOC136478242 gene encoding putative lipase C4A8.10 isoform X2, protein MPASSRFYTSATCSLATASSRSPPGHRRASLMGQSPSAPPGRSRSRSRNGSSSRWPHPGLGLDLGFLLGRKPRPGDEKPDLASWMRCFLSQRLPQPTAVAEERADAEGKAAGRREEEEVGADEADHLVVMVNGLYGSSADWKFAAEQFVKRLPGKVYVHRSQSNYSKLTYDGVDLMGERLAEEVRQVVQRRRNLRKISFVAHSLGGLVTRYAIGKLYEPAMDETSSCDTDKTSDEQNVPGAGKIAGLEPINFITSATPHLGSRWNKQLPFLFGVPLLERTAAGTAHFIVGRTGKHLFLTDMDDGKPPLLLRMVKDCDDGKFMSALRSFKHRVAYANVTYDHIVGWRTSSIRRQQELPKLKLTANDEKYPHVINVDKGNLEDHQQQGSVEDSLADSYEEIIIRGLTQVTWERVDVCFHKSWLRYNAHNNIQLRKNFTHCYCYYYLISSCEV, encoded by the exons ATGCCCGCGTCTTCCAGATTCTACACCTCCGCCACGTGCTCCCTCGCGACCGCCTCCTCCCGTTCCCCACCTGGCCACCGCCGCGCCTCCCTCATGGGCCAGTCCCCCAGCGCTCCCCCGgggcgcagccgcagccgcagccgaaACGGGAGCAGCTCGCGGTGGCCGCACCCGGGGCTCGGGCTCGACCTGGGGTTCCTGCTCGGGCGCAAGCCTCGGCCGGGGGACGAGAAGCCGGACCTGGCGAGCTGGATGCGGTGCTTCCTGTCGCAGCGTCTGCCGCAGCCCACCGCCGTGGCGGAGGAGAGGGCGGACGCGGAGGGTAAGGCCGCCGGGAgacgagaggaggaggaggttggCGCGGATGAGGCTGACCACCTCGTCGTCATGGTCAACGGGCTGTATGGGAG TTCGGCGGATTGGAAGTTTGCAGCGGAACAGTTTGTGAAGAGATTGCCGGGAAAAGTCTACGTGCATC GTAGTCAGAGCAATTATTCAAAATTAACATATGATGGAGTTGACTTAATGGGTGAAAGGCTAGCTGAGGAG GTTCGACAAGTTGTTCAGAGGAGAAGAAACTTGAGGAAAATATCTTTTGTTGCTCATTCGCTTGGCGGTTTAGTAACAAGATATGCAATAGGAAAACTTTACGAACCTGCCATGGATGAAACATCTTCTTGTGACACTGATAAGACTTCTGATGAACAAAATGTACCTGGTGCTGGTAAAATAGCTGGTTTAGAACCAATCAATTTTATTACATCTGCTACACCACACTTGGGCTCAAGGTGGAATAAACAA cttcccttTCTTTTTGGTGTCCCACTTTTGGAGAGAACTGCTGCAGGAACAGCACATTTTATAGTTGGGAGAACTGGTAAACATCTATTCCTTACAGACATGGATGATGggaagcctcctcttcttctaCGAATGGTTAAAGATTGTGACGACGGGAAATTCAT GTCTGCATTGCGCTCTTTCAAGCACCGTGTTGCCTACGCTAATGTAACATATGATC ATATAGTTGGTTGGAGAACATCATCGATTCGGCGTCAGCAAGAATTACCAAAA CTCAAGTTAACAGCAAATGATGAAAAGTATCCTCATGTTATTAATGTCGATAAAGGAAATCTAGAGGATCATCAGCAACAGGGATCTGTAGAAGATTCACTGGCAGATAGTTATGAAG AGATTATAATCCGTGGCCTTACACAAGTGACCTGGGAACGTGTGGATGTATGCTTTCATAAGAGCTGGCTGAGATACAACGCCCATAATAACATCCAG CTGAGAAAGAATTTTACACATTGTTATTGCTACTACTACCTGATCAGTAGCTGTGAAGTGTGA
- the LOC136475050 gene encoding pathogenesis-related protein PRB1-3-like: MECTSRSRRLSCCLLLAVCAVVLLVPAAAAPRRLLQTCPGQDFDVPHAHLRARNNVKPLKYTEEISARALQWALQFKGNCAPAAPAAGINVFLGGAGATWLPSHAVAAWAEEEEHYDYGSNSCSTGKACGRYTQMVWRDSKEFGCAIVQCDSGDTLMACHYEPRGNVMGQKPF, translated from the coding sequence ATGGAGTGCACCTCAAGAAGCCGCCGGCTCTCGTGCTGCCTCCTCCTGGCGGTGTGCGCCGTCGTCCTACTAgtgccggcggcggccgcgcctCGCCGGCTGCTGCAGACGTGCCCGGGGCAGGACTTCGACGTGCCGCACGCGCACCTCCGCGCCCGGAACAACGTGAAGCCGCTCAAGTACACGGAGGAGATCTCCGCCCGGGCCCTGCAGTGGGCGCTGCAGTTCAAGGGCAACTgcgcgcccgccgcgcccgccgccggcaTCAACGTCTTCCTCGGCGGTGCGGGCGCCacatggctgcccagccacgcgGTCGCCGCGTGggccgaggaggaggagcactACGACTACGGCTCCAACTCCTGCTCCACGGGCAAGGCGTGCGGCCGCTACACGCAGATGGTGTGGCGGGACAGCAAGGAGTTCGGCTGCGCCATCGTCCAGTGCGATTCCGGGGACACGCTCATGGCTTGCCACTACGAGCCGAGGGGCAACGTCATGGGACAGAAGCCGTTCTGA